The following coding sequences are from one Lolium rigidum isolate FL_2022 chromosome 6, APGP_CSIRO_Lrig_0.1, whole genome shotgun sequence window:
- the LOC124659851 gene encoding auxin-responsive protein IAA6-like has translation MEEGSIKREAMPRLLDLIPDEKQWNMRGAPAVPSRPRNTGFGGDEDKKLELKLGLPGLVEEEKAATSSKNMIHQESPALSLGHLPTTTTGAKRGFLDTVEAKPQGCNKEQKQQGRAACGKELAAEENTAAVSERKKGCCPPPPSHAPPSATPARNSGNRPQARGRGAAAPVVGWPPIRPFRRNLASSSSSRQPSKPQNGEVDAKATLNCNKSPLVKINMDGIPIGRKVDLAACDSYERLSVAVKDLFHGFIQAQRDASNAERAQQGADEKIFSQLLDGSGEYTLVYEDNEGDRMLVGDVPWNVFVSTAKRLRVLKSSELSHDLIGAVPQRAANC, from the exons ATGGAGGAAGGCTCCATCAAGAGAGAAGCCATGCCTCGACTCCTAGATCTCATCCCTGACGAGAAGCAATGGAATATGAGAGGAGCACCAGCTGTGCCAAGCAGACCAAGGAACACGGGCTTCGGGGGCGACGAGGACAAGAAACTGGAGCTGAAGCTTGGTCTTCCTGGCCTCGTAGAGGAGGAGAAAGCAGCTACCTCAAGCAAGAACATGATACATCAGGAGAGCCCAGCTCTCTCCCTTGGGCACCTCCCTACGACAACCACCGGAGCAAAGAGAGGATTCTTAGACACAGTTGAGGCCAAACCACAAG GTTGTAATAAGGAACAGAAGCAGCAGGGAAGAGCAGCATGTGGGAAGGAACTAGCAGCGGAGGAAAATACGGCAGCTGTGAGTGAGAGGAAGAAAGGGTGCTGTCCCCCACCACCATCTCATGCCCCTCCTTCTGCTACGCCTGCACGCAACAGCGGCAACAGACCACAGGCGCGGGGGAG AGGGGCTGCAGCTCCGGTGGTCGGTTGGCCTCCAATCCGACCATTCAGGAGAAACCTTGCCAGCAGTAGTTCATCCAGACAGCCTTCTAAGCCTCAAAATGGTGAAGTTGATGCGAAGGCGACACTTAACTGCAACAAAAGCCCTCTCGTAAAGATCAACATGGACGGGATCCCCATTGGAAGGAAAGTAGATCTTGCAGCATGTGACAGCTATGAGAGACTTTCGGTGGCTGTAAAAGATCTCTTCCATGGTTTTATTCAAG CACAAAGGGATGCATCCAATGCTGAACGTGCGCAGCAAGGGGCAGACGAAAAAATATTTTCACAATTGCTGGATGGTTCTGGTGAATATACTCTAGTTTACGAGGACAATGAAGGAGACAGGATGTTAGTTGGGGATGTCCCTTGGAA TGTGTTTGTCTCAACTGCTAAAAGGCTGAGGGTTTTGAAGAGCTCGGAGCTTTCACATGACCTG atTGGAGCTGTTCCCCAGAGAGCAGCAAATTGCTGA